Genomic window (Candidatus Aegiribacteria sp.):
ATGATCCACCGGAAAATCCCCTACATTGGAAAGTACATTCTCGACGGGAAGTTCCGGCCCCAGGTCGAAGAGAAAACCAATAATGAAAGCTGTTGCGATCATCGCGACAATAAAAATAACGGTAGACCGTACTCTCCTGCGGTTTAAATCAGATTTTGGAAGTTCCTGTGAATAGTATTTCAGAAGAGTCACCCGTCTCTTTCAATCTCTAGATTTGCGAACCTGGCGGCTGTTATAACTTTCTGCACCGCTATATTATGCTGTCTTGAAGCTTTTGCGCAATCCTCATACTCCGGCTCCGCTCGAAGCAGCTTCCCTTCCAGGAATGCCCTTTTCATCCTGATTGGACCGAATCTGGTCTCAACCGTACGGAAATCCCTGTTCAGTACAGCTCTTTCAACAGTGCTGAACCTCATTCCCAGGGTTGAAGTATTTCGGAATATGCACTCAATAACATCTTCTTTCCTGGATACAGGGCATAGTACTGTTACTTCCATTGAGGGTCTTCCCTTTCTGCCCAGGCACAGTGTGGCGTAACAGTCAAGAGCTCCCGTTTCAAGTATTCTTACAGCAGTATCAGGCCAGATTCTTGCATCCATATCGTCCATGATAGTTTTTATTTCGATGCAGCTGTCATTGCTCCAGAGGGCATCACCCAGTGTTTCGCCGATGGTAACGCGGAGAAGATTCGGTCGCTGAAGATCCTTTGTCCCGGCACCCATTCCCGTTGATTGCGGCACCATGCGAGGGTGAGGGTTCTTCCAGGATTCAACTGCCGTTACCAGAATTACTGTTCCGGTTGGAGTAGCAATTTCACCTTCGATTCCTGAAGGTGTTGTTGGAATACCTTCAAGAATACGCATTGTGGCGGGAGCAGGTACAGGGAGGGTGCCATGAGCGCATGTGACCGTTCCCGTACCTGTTGCGACGGATGAAGCGTATACTTCTTCTATTCCCAGAAGGTAGAGGCCACAGAAGGATCCGACAATATCAATAATGGCATCCATAGCTCCGGTTTCATGAAAATGAACCTTACTTATAGAAATACCGTGAGCATGTGATTCTGCCTCCGCAAGTTTGCGAAAGGCTTCGCTGCTTTTATCTTTGACGTACTCAGGCAGCTCTGATTCCGAGATAATCCGAAGAATATCTGAAAGATGTCT
Coding sequences:
- the larC gene encoding nickel pincer cofactor biosynthesis protein LarC, with amino-acid sequence MRIAVFDPFCGVSGNMILGALVDCGLDSCHLEEMLRKLDLKGWKLSTEKVLKQNLQGTLVTVSVPEESSARHLSDILRIISESELPEYVKDKSSEAFRKLAEAESHAHGISISKVHFHETGAMDAIIDIVGSFCGLYLLGIEEVYASSVATGTGTVTCAHGTLPVPAPATMRILEGIPTTPSGIEGEIATPTGTVILVTAVESWKNPHPRMVPQSTGMGAGTKDLQRPNLLRVTIGETLGDALWSNDSCIEIKTIMDDMDARIWPDTAVRILETGALDCYATLCLGRKGRPSMEVTVLCPVSRKEDVIECIFRNTSTLGMRFSTVERAVLNRDFRTVETRFGPIRMKRAFLEGKLLRAEPEYEDCAKASRQHNIAVQKVITAARFANLEIERDG